The genomic region TCAAAAACGGACTTTCCTTTTTCTTCATCGCCTTCGCATACAAGGAATCCATAGATCTCTGCAGCTTTATCCTCAACTGTAACATCTTCAAACTGTTCCGGGAAGAGAATAGTTCCTGCAAAGTATGCATCTACAAGTGCAGTATCAGGGTTGTGTGAGTAGAACTTGTAAGGCAGCACTCCGTAAACATTTCCATTCTGGAATGCTGAAAGCTGGTGGTAGGTTTCATCATGTTCAAGCTGGTAAGGGGCGTAATTCTCTCCATAGAACATGCTGGGTCGCAGTTCTAAAAATATGATTTCAGGGTCCCATACAAGTATGCTTTCTTTTGAGACTTTCTCCACGCTCATATTGTCAGGATTATATGCTACGTTCTTTGCGTTGATGAAATAGAGTGAAGGATGATGTGAGTCGGTATTCAGGAAATCGTATGAACCGGAACTACCTACACCACCGGCATAACATGATATCTTCTCTTCATCGGGCACATCTACTGTACGTTCATTGAGGTCTGCTATCTCTGCATCCATAAAAGATATTACTTCTTCAGCTCTTTCCCCTTTATCCATTACCTCACCCATTATGCGAAGTACCTGGTACATGTCTTCTCTTTCTTCTACCATGTCCCCCTCTGCGAGTGCAACCACAGGAATACCTGTTTTGTCCTGTAATTCATCAGGGTCGTATCCGTCTGCTGCATATATCTGGAAAATGACTTCCGGTTGTGGGTCAAGGGTCAGAATAGCTTCAAGGTTCTCGCCTCCGTATTTACCAAAGGTTGGATAGTCCTCAAAATAGTTGTTTGCAACAGCGTATGCTTTGCCCACAGATACTTTGTATTCCATGCTGTCAACTGCGACAATCTTGCCCTGTGCTTCAAGGTATGTAAGGTATCTAAGTGCACCACCGCCTGAACAAATTACAGCCCCAGGATTTTTTGGCACATCAACCGTTCTCCCTACTGAATCTGTTACAGTAATTGTTTTTGATTCCGTTATGGCTTCTTCCTGTGCCTGGATGCTTTGGGGCGCAACATCATCATCCACACATCCTGAAACAAAGGCTGAAACCATAATTAGTGCGATTAAAAAAGTTACTGGAATTTTTTTGCTTCCACTCATGATAGTACTCCTATTCAAAAGTAACAGATGCAGTATATTATTAGATTATATATGTTTTTCTAATAGATTACAATAATTAGGATGAGACTTATATGCAATCGTATTAAACTATTATAGGAGATTCTTTTTGAAAAGAAGCACAAATGATATTATGATCTCCTAAAAAATGAGAATAAAGAATCTTTCAAATTAACAACATAAACAATGGGTTTATCCACAATGTTTATCAGAAAACATCTTCAAGAAAGACCCATGATTAAAGGTATAATTTTCGACTCCGACGGAGTTCTGGTTAACTCGATGCCATTTCATGCAAAGGCATGGGTAGAAGTTTTTGCAGAATACGGTATCGAAGTTACCGAGGAAGACATCTATGAGATTGAAGGCTCAAATCATGTAGGAGTCATTAACATCTTTTTTGGCAAAGCCGGAAGGACACCGGAACCTGAGATTTATGCTGAAATACTCGAAAAGAAAAGAGCACATTTCCTTGAAAATAACCGTGCCGAAGTTTTTGAAGGTATGTATGACTGCCTCAGTTCCCTTAAAAACAAGTTCAAACTAGCAGTTGCATCAGGTGCCGACAGGACAATTGTTACATCACTTATGGATAAGTTCTATCCGGGAGTATTTGACGCTATTATTTCCGGAGAAGATGTTGAAAATGGAAAGCCTGACCCTGAGCCTTATGAGAAAGCAATTGTAAAACTAGGACTCAGTAAAGATGAATGTCTAGTTGTAGAGAATGCACCTCTTGGGGTAGAATCAGCAAAGAATGCAGGGGTCTTTTGTGTAGGAGTTCCGACTTATCTTGATGAATCTAAGCTTAAGGAAGCTGATTTTGTAGTTAGGAATCATTCTGAACTTATTGAGTACCTGACTGATTTGAAAGACAGTAGTTTATGAATTAAAAAAATAAAATGATTCTGCTCAAAAAGTTTATTTAGTTTAGGTATTTCCATACCTATATGAAATTTTATCCCACCATACTTATTTTGTGTACTCTGTTAATAATATTTTCCGGCTGCATTGAAGACAATTCTGTGGATTCTTTGATAAATGATCTGGACAATGAAAATGCGAGTATAAAGAATACTGCAATAGAAAAACTTTCACAAAAAGGTGATGAGAATACAATTTCATCCCTGATGCAGGTGACCAGCAATAATAACAATCCAGTCGAAAAAAGGAAAAATGCAATTAAAGTCCTTGGAACGATTGGAAATAACCAGGCTTCTGAACTCTTGCTTAACATTTCTCTGGACAAAGGAGAAGAGAAAACTGTGAGAATGGCATCAATACTTGCTCTTGGAGAGATTGGCAACGAAACTATGCTCATGCCTCTTGCAAATCTCAGTTATGGTGATGACGGACTTATCTTTTACCATGTTGCATATGTGTTTGATCAAGTAGAAAACGATAAAGAAAACGTTTATGCAAGTTATGGAAAGCTTCCATACCCTTTGAGTGAAGATCAAAGGCTCTACAGGAACAATGTAGGTGAAATAATGGATGAATTCAGTTTGAACAATGGTTCACCTATAATTGAAAATGCTACAACTATCATGAGAAGCTATAATATCAAAAGTGGTTATATAGAAATTGCAAGTGACGTTGAGCCTGAAATCTCCGAAATGAATGTGATTTATCAAATTTATGATACAGAAGCAAGAAAGAAAGGGATAAATCAGGTGCCTGTAAGATTTGTCTATTGTGGAGTCGCAG from Methanolobus tindarius DSM 2278 harbors:
- a CDS encoding ABC transporter substrate-binding protein, producing the protein MSGSKKIPVTFLIALIMVSAFVSGCVDDDVAPQSIQAQEEAITESKTITVTDSVGRTVDVPKNPGAVICSGGGALRYLTYLEAQGKIVAVDSMEYKVSVGKAYAVANNYFEDYPTFGKYGGENLEAILTLDPQPEVIFQIYAADGYDPDELQDKTGIPVVALAEGDMVEEREDMYQVLRIMGEVMDKGERAEEVISFMDAEIADLNERTVDVPDEEKISCYAGGVGSSGSYDFLNTDSHHPSLYFINAKNVAYNPDNMSVEKVSKESILVWDPEIIFLELRPSMFYGENYAPYQLEHDETYHQLSAFQNGNVYGVLPYKFYSHNPDTALVDAYFAGTILFPEQFEDVTVEDKAAEIYGFLVCEGDEEKGKSVFETMLTISDTPAYASMEFE
- a CDS encoding HAD family hydrolase, with protein sequence MIKGIIFDSDGVLVNSMPFHAKAWVEVFAEYGIEVTEEDIYEIEGSNHVGVINIFFGKAGRTPEPEIYAEILEKKRAHFLENNRAEVFEGMYDCLSSLKNKFKLAVASGADRTIVTSLMDKFYPGVFDAIISGEDVENGKPDPEPYEKAIVKLGLSKDECLVVENAPLGVESAKNAGVFCVGVPTYLDESKLKEADFVVRNHSELIEYLTDLKDSSL
- a CDS encoding HEAT repeat domain-containing protein translates to MKFYPTILILCTLLIIFSGCIEDNSVDSLINDLDNENASIKNTAIEKLSQKGDENTISSLMQVTSNNNNPVEKRKNAIKVLGTIGNNQASELLLNISLDKGEEKTVRMASILALGEIGNETMLMPLANLSYGDDGLIFYHVAYVFDQVENDKENVYASYGKLPYPLSEDQRLYRNNVGEIMDEFSLNNGSPIIENATTIMRSYNIKSGYIEIASDVEPEISEMNVIYQIYDTEARKKGINQVPVRFVYCGVAVMPVCRYNVTDLEDMNFTYLYTVDDDGDVESRIYTTDFNFTNMSN